In bacterium, a single genomic region encodes these proteins:
- a CDS encoding AraC family transcriptional regulator, which produces MRNRLSLNLIPSATACNAGLFISQGQGTHPERIIDTHELIFVRTGTLCMHQGTRRFSIRPGQALLLRKGIRHGGTAPFPPDLSFYWIHFRLNPIPKTSRPPYGIHLSALTTVSRPDRLTEIFRHFLDDQETGRLTPVTADLMMMLLLSEVADTRPPPDASLNETTASLAHRAEQYIGLHANEPISTQAIATALRCNADYLGRIFQKSYGHTLTDAIHKQRHHKARSLLMDSTLSIKEIAQTCGFDDVGYFRRLFKRQTGLSPLAFRGLYAHLHVNKE; this is translated from the coding sequence ATGCGCAACAGACTGTCGTTGAATCTCATTCCTTCCGCAACCGCCTGCAATGCCGGGTTGTTCATTTCGCAGGGACAAGGCACCCACCCCGAGCGCATCATCGACACCCATGAACTCATCTTTGTGCGCACAGGAACATTGTGCATGCACCAAGGGACGCGCCGCTTCTCCATCAGGCCCGGTCAAGCCCTGCTCTTGCGAAAAGGAATCAGGCACGGAGGCACGGCGCCGTTCCCGCCGGACCTGAGCTTCTACTGGATCCATTTCCGCTTAAATCCGATCCCGAAAACAAGCCGCCCCCCGTATGGGATTCATCTCTCCGCGTTAACCACGGTGAGTCGGCCCGACCGGTTAACCGAAATTTTCCGTCACTTCCTCGATGACCAGGAGACAGGGCGCCTTACACCCGTTACGGCAGATCTCATGATGATGCTTTTATTAAGTGAGGTTGCAGACACCCGCCCCCCACCGGACGCCTCCCTCAATGAGACCACGGCCTCCCTGGCCCACCGCGCGGAACAGTACATCGGCCTGCACGCCAATGAACCGATTTCAACCCAAGCCATTGCCACAGCGCTCCGGTGCAATGCCGACTATCTCGGCCGGATATTTCAAAAGTCTTACGGGCACACGCTAACAGATGCCATCCACAAGCAACGTCACCACAAGGCCCGGTCACTACTGATGGACAGTACTCTGAGCATCAAGGAGATCGCCCAGACCTGTGGCTTTGATGATGTTGGCTATTTCCGCCGGCTGTTCAAACGCCAAACCGGTCTTTCACCCCTTGCATTCCGGGGACTTTATGCCCATCTGCATGTGAACAAGGAATAG
- a CDS encoding glycoside hydrolase family 43 protein, protein MNRSQQAHQPNDSRCFRPGQVWLDTAGKPINAHGGGMLHHEGVYYWYGEQRPEGPSSLNAEIGISVYSSRDLLTWQFERTALPVNREDPASPLVPGCKMERPKVVYNARTRQFVMWWHHDLKGWGHHGAFAGVAVSDSPAGPFTLVKVFRPGYIMFRDCTVFQDDDGSAHLVFATDDNANLAMVRLTDDYLEPTSNILRQFCGRYMEAPCVFKYDGRYGFIGSDCTGWAPNEARSAVAPALAGPWRECGNPCLGEGAEIAYGTQSTFVLPVAGKPGAFILMADQWRPDNLADSRYVWLPMFFKTTVLNQPPRPFVRWVDKWDLTIFDQPPYAGGEQPVYQKEHE, encoded by the coding sequence ATGAATCGTTCTCAGCAGGCTCATCAACCGAATGACTCTCGTTGCTTTCGCCCCGGCCAGGTATGGTTGGATACCGCAGGCAAGCCGATCAACGCGCATGGCGGGGGGATGTTGCACCACGAGGGGGTCTACTACTGGTACGGCGAGCAACGCCCTGAGGGTCCCTCGTCGTTAAATGCGGAAATCGGCATCAGTGTCTACTCCTCACGTGACCTGTTGACCTGGCAATTTGAGCGCACCGCCCTGCCGGTGAACCGGGAGGATCCGGCTTCGCCCCTGGTGCCCGGTTGCAAGATGGAGCGGCCCAAGGTCGTTTACAATGCCCGGACCCGCCAGTTTGTCATGTGGTGGCACCATGACCTCAAGGGCTGGGGCCATCATGGCGCCTTTGCCGGGGTGGCCGTCAGCGACTCCCCGGCCGGTCCATTCACGTTGGTGAAGGTCTTCCGGCCCGGGTATATCATGTTCCGTGATTGTACCGTGTTTCAGGATGACGACGGGAGCGCCCATCTGGTTTTCGCTACAGATGACAATGCCAATCTGGCGATGGTGCGGCTGACCGATGATTATCTCGAGCCTACGTCGAATATCCTGCGTCAGTTCTGCGGCCGTTATATGGAGGCGCCCTGCGTGTTCAAGTATGACGGACGTTATGGCTTTATCGGCTCCGACTGTACTGGCTGGGCACCCAACGAGGCCCGTTCCGCCGTGGCGCCGGCACTGGCGGGGCCGTGGCGTGAGTGCGGCAATCCCTGTCTGGGAGAGGGGGCGGAGATCGCCTATGGGACCCAGAGCACCTTCGTGCTGCCGGTGGCTGGGAAACCCGGTGCGTTCATCCTCATGGCGGACCAGTGGCGGCCGGATAACCTCGCGGACTCCCGTTATGTGTGGTTGCCGATGTTTTTCAAAACGACTGTTCTGAATCAGCCGCCCCGCCCGTTTGTCAGATGGGTGGATAAATGGGATCTCACGATTTTCGACCAGCCGCCCTATGCCGGCGGCGAGCAACCTGTTTACCAAAAGGAGCATGAATGA
- a CDS encoding Gfo/Idh/MocA family oxidoreductase, whose amino-acid sequence MINVGVIGTGYIGPIHLEALRRVEGVRIKAVCDINLELARQAARKYDIPNAVDNPESILNDTGIDVIHNCTPNKFHYPINKLALERGKHVLSEKPLAMNLAEAAELAELAEKKGLVNGVNFCYRYYPIVQEMAVRVRRGDLGSVRMVSGSYYQDWLSRVTDYSWRLERSESGESNITADLGSHWFDLVQFVTGLSVEQVMGDFASIIPKRQKPRKQVLAFTEAGDSGTEEVDVDLEDYSATLFRLSNGAPGSFSTCEACAGRKSDTEFQIYGSKCSMAWNHKRSTELWIGHRERPNEILTEAPALMDNSTARYATLPGGHPLGYHDAELNLFRDFYNAVKGESVVFPGARPDFKTGYDEMRILAAIVESNKTRQWRTIQPVAMP is encoded by the coding sequence ATGATTAACGTCGGGGTGATTGGAACCGGATATATCGGACCGATCCACCTGGAGGCCCTGCGCCGGGTGGAAGGGGTCCGGATCAAGGCTGTGTGCGATATCAATCTGGAGTTGGCCCGGCAGGCGGCCCGGAAATATGATATTCCCAATGCCGTTGATAACCCCGAGAGCATCTTGAACGACACGGGAATCGACGTCATCCATAATTGTACGCCGAACAAGTTCCACTACCCCATCAATAAGCTGGCACTCGAGCGGGGCAAGCATGTGCTGTCGGAAAAACCACTGGCTATGAATCTGGCCGAGGCGGCGGAATTGGCGGAACTCGCGGAGAAGAAGGGGTTGGTGAATGGTGTCAATTTCTGTTACCGCTACTATCCGATAGTGCAGGAAATGGCGGTCAGGGTCAGGCGCGGCGACCTGGGGTCAGTGCGGATGGTCAGCGGCTCCTATTATCAGGACTGGCTCTCCCGGGTGACGGATTATTCCTGGCGGCTGGAACGGTCGGAAAGCGGGGAATCGAACATTACGGCCGATCTGGGCAGCCATTGGTTTGACCTGGTCCAGTTCGTTACCGGACTTTCGGTCGAGCAGGTCATGGGCGATTTTGCCTCGATTATTCCCAAGCGGCAGAAGCCCCGCAAGCAGGTTTTGGCGTTTACCGAGGCCGGTGATTCCGGGACGGAAGAGGTGGATGTGGATCTGGAGGACTACTCCGCCACCTTGTTCCGGCTTTCCAATGGGGCCCCGGGTTCGTTCTCCACCTGCGAGGCCTGTGCCGGGCGGAAATCTGATACGGAGTTCCAGATCTATGGCAGCAAATGTTCCATGGCCTGGAATCACAAGCGTTCGACGGAGTTATGGATTGGTCACCGGGAAAGACCCAATGAAATACTAACCGAAGCCCCTGCCTTGATGGACAATAGCACGGCGCGGTACGCGACGCTGCCGGGTGGGCATCCGCTGGGGTACCATGATGCGGAATTGAACCTTTTTAGGGATTTCTACAATGCCGTCAAAGGTGAGTCTGTAGTGTTTCCTGGGGCCCGTCCTGATTTCAAGACTGGTTACGATGAGATGAGAATTCTGGCAGCCATCGTCGAGAGCAATAAGACACGGCAGTGGCGGACCATCCAACCAGTTGCTATGCCCTAG
- a CDS encoding PIG-L deacetylase family protein — MKRVLAFGCHPDDIEFMATGTLALLAERGYEVHLATMTGGEVGSPTLSREAIQVKRLGEAAASAKVLNGVYHYAGGCDLEIEYNSYCRKAATRIMREVDPEIVLTLPPTDYMADHELTSRLVQNAAYIAQVPLYDCGTKASPMTCVPHLYYWNAIGLKDMFGRPLPVSFGVDVGSAMGIKEQMLACHASQREWLAALGFDHYMKMMKDWTREQGQLIGREYGECFIQHLGGGFPANNLLAEVLGTLCTACCK, encoded by the coding sequence ATGAAACGTGTTTTAGCTTTTGGATGTCATCCGGACGATATTGAATTCATGGCAACGGGAACCCTGGCCTTATTGGCTGAACGCGGGTATGAGGTTCATCTGGCCACCATGACGGGTGGGGAGGTGGGCTCGCCGACACTTTCGAGGGAGGCGATTCAGGTAAAACGTCTCGGTGAGGCCGCGGCTTCAGCTAAAGTGCTCAATGGCGTCTATCATTATGCCGGCGGTTGTGACTTGGAAATTGAGTACAACTCTTATTGCCGCAAAGCGGCAACCCGGATCATGCGAGAAGTGGATCCTGAAATCGTGTTGACGCTGCCGCCCACGGATTATATGGCCGATCATGAATTGACTTCACGGTTGGTGCAAAATGCTGCCTATATCGCCCAGGTTCCGCTCTATGATTGCGGGACGAAGGCGTCACCCATGACGTGTGTTCCGCATCTCTACTATTGGAATGCGATTGGATTGAAAGATATGTTTGGCCGTCCCTTGCCTGTGTCGTTTGGAGTGGATGTCGGGTCTGCCATGGGAATCAAGGAGCAGATGCTGGCCTGTCATGCCTCCCAACGTGAATGGTTGGCTGCATTGGGATTTGATCACTATATGAAAATGATGAAGGATTGGACGCGCGAGCAGGGGCAGCTGATAGGCCGTGAATATGGGGAATGTTTTATTCAGCATCTCGGGGGTGGATTTCCGGCGAATAACCTTCTGGCAGAAGTTCTGGGAACGCTGTGTACCGCTTGTTGCAAGTGA
- a CDS encoding AraC family transcriptional regulator, whose protein sequence is MNNELFDAPSLANILNQTNWRIVSSLFDEEVDFVHQPTHLKWMRSHTESHPAREILFSLKGNGVYGYKGKIYPCQPGSVFLFNSYESHDNYYPASCPEMLHLWLSLFEHDVVAKILLTREGKIHNLVSSLVLSGDPAACLLTSTWDKLANATSHATVRRAQLLAALASLLLRIVEYGYENSDGHAESNFQSQVIKTIRHHVAKTAGRDVPLSEAARLAGYSKHHFLKLFKRETGQTFHEYVNECRLKKVSAMLQERRTKTEISETLGFTHPSTFLRWMKTQNLRGVAGSYQ, encoded by the coding sequence ATGAATAATGAGTTATTTGATGCCCCTTCCCTGGCTAACATCCTGAATCAAACAAACTGGCGGATAGTTAGTTCATTATTCGACGAAGAGGTGGACTTCGTCCACCAGCCTACTCACCTGAAATGGATGCGCAGCCATACTGAGAGCCACCCCGCCCGTGAGATTCTATTCAGTCTGAAAGGGAATGGGGTCTATGGCTACAAAGGCAAAATCTATCCCTGCCAGCCTGGCTCGGTTTTTCTTTTCAACTCCTACGAATCGCATGACAATTATTATCCAGCCTCCTGCCCGGAAATGCTCCATTTGTGGCTATCGCTTTTTGAACATGACGTGGTCGCGAAAATCCTGTTAACCCGGGAGGGGAAAATACACAACCTGGTGAGTTCACTCGTTCTCAGCGGAGATCCTGCCGCCTGCCTCTTGACCAGCACATGGGATAAACTGGCGAACGCCACTTCACACGCGACAGTCCGGCGCGCGCAATTGCTTGCCGCTCTCGCATCTTTGCTCTTACGTATCGTTGAATACGGGTATGAAAACAGTGACGGCCATGCTGAATCAAATTTCCAAAGTCAGGTCATCAAGACGATTCGCCATCACGTTGCGAAAACGGCGGGGCGCGATGTCCCGCTCTCCGAAGCCGCGCGTTTAGCTGGCTACAGCAAGCACCACTTTCTAAAATTGTTTAAACGCGAAACCGGCCAAACCTTCCATGAGTATGTAAATGAATGCCGCCTCAAGAAAGTTTCGGCCATGCTTCAGGAACGGCGGACCAAAACTGAGATATCAGAAACGCTCGGGTTTACCCATCCCTCAACTTTTCTCCGCTGGATGAAAACGCAAAATCTGCGAGGAGTTGCCGGAAGTTATCAATAG
- a CDS encoding aminotransferase class I/II-fold pyridoxal phosphate-dependent enzyme produces the protein MYRAGQEEIDEVSKVILSKQWFRVGDVKAGHLREVERFEEEWAQKMGISYALLMCGGGTAGLVCALAGLGIGPGDEVIVPAYTWMATATSVLTVGAIPVLAEVNESLGLDPADFERKIGPATKAVIPVHMSGRAANLEAIIAIARKRGLKVIEDSSQMDGGTYKGRRTGTWGDAGVFSFNWFKIISAGGEGGCLVTNDRCLYERAVVYHDSGSVFRPRSSEFQEPVFVAQQYRADEVLGAIARVQMARMDGIITDLRRNRDALAGAVEGMLKVTVAPSNDQKGDCGVMLTLQFKDEVMARAFATAPGVDGLVLIDHHKHVYTNWVPLREKRSFHHPDMNPFFFPKNQGLRADYSDTACPRTLEILRRTIYVAVNPDWNDVEIAKKIKALGEASNNI, from the coding sequence ATGTATCGTGCCGGACAGGAAGAAATTGATGAGGTGTCGAAGGTTATTTTGTCAAAGCAGTGGTTCCGGGTGGGTGATGTAAAAGCCGGACATTTACGAGAAGTTGAACGTTTTGAAGAAGAGTGGGCGCAAAAAATGGGCATATCATATGCCCTGTTGATGTGTGGCGGCGGTACGGCGGGATTGGTGTGCGCCTTGGCGGGGCTCGGCATCGGGCCGGGTGACGAGGTGATTGTGCCCGCTTATACTTGGATGGCCACCGCTACTTCAGTACTGACGGTTGGCGCGATTCCTGTATTGGCGGAGGTAAATGAGTCCTTGGGGCTTGATCCTGCTGATTTCGAGCGCAAGATCGGTCCGGCAACCAAAGCCGTGATCCCGGTGCATATGAGCGGAAGGGCCGCTAATCTTGAAGCGATCATTGCCATTGCCCGGAAGCGGGGGCTTAAGGTGATTGAGGACTCCAGTCAGATGGATGGGGGCACCTACAAAGGCCGGCGCACCGGAACGTGGGGTGATGCAGGAGTTTTCAGCTTCAATTGGTTTAAGATTATTTCAGCAGGTGGGGAAGGGGGATGTTTGGTGACCAATGACCGGTGTCTTTATGAACGGGCCGTTGTGTACCATGATTCCGGTAGCGTTTTTCGCCCCAGATCCAGTGAATTCCAGGAACCTGTATTTGTGGCGCAACAGTATCGGGCGGATGAAGTCTTGGGGGCCATTGCCCGAGTGCAGATGGCTCGGATGGATGGGATCATTACGGATTTGCGCCGGAATCGTGATGCTCTTGCTGGAGCGGTGGAGGGGATGCTTAAGGTGACGGTAGCCCCCAGTAACGATCAGAAAGGCGACTGTGGCGTAATGTTGACCCTTCAGTTCAAGGATGAGGTGATGGCGCGTGCCTTTGCCACTGCGCCTGGAGTAGACGGGCTGGTGCTTATCGATCATCATAAGCATGTATACACGAATTGGGTTCCTTTGCGTGAAAAACGCAGTTTCCACCACCCTGATATGAATCCCTTCTTCTTTCCTAAAAACCAGGGGCTGCGGGCGGATTACAGCGATACGGCCTGTCCGCGCACGCTGGAGATTTTGCGCCGGACGATATATGTGGCGGTCAATCCCGACTGGAATGACGTGGAAATTGCGAAAAAAATCAAGGCTCTGGGTGAGGCTTCCAATAATATCTGA
- a CDS encoding alcohol dehydrogenase catalytic domain-containing protein — MKAMRLTGIRRMEMQTVPTPAVVRDTDVLIQMTRVGVCGSDVHYYTVGKIGSQVVEFPFTVGHEGAGIVKQVGAAVSRVKLGDHVAIEPAMPCFECDQCLAGRPHTCRKLRFLGCPQQAEGCLSEYLVMPETSCFVLPASVSDDEGALSEPLAIGVYAVKGSIPMRGAKVGILGAGPIGLSVLFAARAQGAGRIFVTDKIEARLAMARKAGADWGGNPATGDVVAAITRQEPAQLDVVFECCGQQEALDQGIEVLKPGGKLMIVGIPPTLDRVSFKIDALRRKELCLQNVRRQNHCVQPALDMIARRDFDVNVMLTHRFPFSQTQAAFDLVAGYEQGVVKAMIDF; from the coding sequence ATGAAAGCGATGCGATTGACGGGAATCCGGCGTATGGAAATGCAGACGGTGCCCACGCCTGCGGTGGTGCGGGATACTGATGTGCTGATTCAGATGACGCGGGTGGGGGTATGTGGCTCGGACGTCCATTACTATACTGTTGGCAAGATTGGCAGTCAGGTGGTGGAGTTCCCGTTCACGGTCGGCCATGAGGGGGCCGGGATAGTGAAGCAGGTCGGAGCGGCGGTGTCCCGGGTCAAGCTGGGCGATCATGTCGCCATTGAGCCGGCGATGCCTTGTTTTGAGTGTGACCAGTGTCTGGCCGGCCGGCCGCATACCTGCCGCAAGCTCCGGTTCCTGGGGTGTCCGCAGCAGGCCGAAGGGTGTCTCTCGGAGTATCTGGTGATGCCGGAGACCAGCTGCTTTGTATTGCCTGCGTCGGTGAGTGATGACGAGGGCGCGTTGTCCGAGCCGCTTGCCATCGGGGTGTATGCCGTCAAGGGCTCCATTCCCATGCGGGGGGCTAAAGTGGGGATTCTGGGGGCGGGCCCGATTGGACTGAGCGTGCTGTTTGCGGCCCGTGCGCAGGGCGCAGGGCGAATCTTTGTTACCGACAAGATTGAGGCGCGACTGGCCATGGCGCGCAAGGCCGGCGCGGACTGGGGGGGTAATCCCGCAACAGGCGATGTCGTGGCGGCGATCACGCGGCAGGAACCGGCACAACTGGATGTGGTGTTCGAGTGTTGCGGACAACAGGAGGCGCTGGATCAGGGGATTGAGGTGCTGAAGCCTGGCGGAAAATTGATGATCGTCGGCATTCCGCCGACCCTTGACCGCGTGTCGTTCAAGATCGATGCGTTACGGCGCAAGGAGCTCTGCCTCCAGAATGTCCGGCGCCAGAATCATTGTGTTCAGCCGGCCTTGGATATGATTGCCCGTCGCGATTTCGACGTGAATGTCATGCTCACCCACCGATTCCCCTTCAGCCAGACCCAGGCCGCGTTCGACCTGGTGGCGGGCTATGAGCAGGGCGTGGTCAAGGCCATGATCGACTTTTAG
- a CDS encoding sialate O-acetylesterase → MKIDTGLFNHMVLQRNPKNVSEAGFSGQCGASGPLTATVRAGKRVMKGFAGKTVGSAARGKMNGILKGLPVGGPYEIELNAGDETLTIKDVLVGDVWLLGGQSNMQGCALFPKSRLATDPLVRAFFMDDRWATAKDTIHNMWDCVDQVHVDISGGKRPAKPDADWGVCPGPAFGNELRRLTRIPQGLIACAHGGTSMTQWDPKRKNENGKSLYGAMIRRLKKNGGRVAGLIWYQGCSDANPDTAPLYTARMKEFAASLRRDSGNKTLPIVIVQIARVIGWGADTAPHWNSIQDQERRLPAVIKQLATVPAIDLPLDDNIHLSGVGQYALGVRMAQAMQVLREGRKAGQPQIAVKKVTIETVRGLGVAVVEFENVVGRLRSGSRPSGFAIVNQNGSANHFDIQLDGSCARIRSGMSPDDMAQAMLHYGYGTDPYCNITDEAGRSLPVFGPLRMGVPRAITPFIRQVRVSAFQPSAGKLEQLGYPANLDALQMTQRTFTEPFCNLHPEIMQRGKQDELVYFAFRFSCKEPLPLALILGYDGPVKAWSDGKPLLHDPQGTNPATTDKRSSRFNAAAGEHEIVVALGTNDGAAWGVFLRLERFGLTKAQLLKGPASYVMPEILE, encoded by the coding sequence ATGAAAATCGATACGGGCCTTTTCAACCACATGGTCTTGCAACGTAATCCGAAAAACGTGAGTGAGGCTGGATTTTCCGGACAATGCGGAGCCAGTGGTCCCCTGACGGCCACGGTACGGGCGGGCAAGCGCGTCATGAAAGGGTTTGCCGGCAAGACGGTCGGAAGCGCCGCCCGCGGCAAAATGAATGGTATCCTGAAAGGCCTGCCTGTGGGCGGTCCGTACGAGATCGAACTCAACGCCGGGGATGAGACCCTGACGATCAAGGATGTCCTCGTGGGCGACGTCTGGCTGCTGGGAGGGCAGTCCAATATGCAGGGCTGTGCGCTTTTCCCGAAATCGCGGCTGGCCACGGATCCGCTGGTGCGCGCCTTCTTCATGGATGACCGCTGGGCGACCGCCAAGGATACGATCCACAACATGTGGGACTGCGTCGATCAGGTACACGTGGATATCAGCGGCGGAAAGCGGCCGGCCAAGCCTGATGCCGACTGGGGCGTCTGCCCGGGACCGGCCTTCGGCAATGAACTGCGCCGTTTGACCCGGATCCCGCAGGGCCTGATCGCCTGCGCCCACGGGGGCACCTCGATGACGCAGTGGGACCCCAAACGCAAGAACGAGAATGGCAAGAGCCTGTATGGCGCGATGATCCGCCGCCTCAAGAAGAATGGCGGCCGCGTGGCCGGGCTCATCTGGTATCAGGGTTGCAGCGACGCCAATCCCGACACCGCCCCGCTCTATACGGCGCGCATGAAGGAATTCGCCGCTTCCCTGCGGCGCGACAGCGGGAACAAGACCCTCCCCATCGTGATCGTCCAGATCGCACGCGTCATCGGCTGGGGCGCGGACACGGCCCCGCATTGGAATTCGATCCAGGATCAGGAACGCCGTCTGCCTGCGGTCATCAAGCAACTGGCGACCGTGCCGGCGATTGATTTGCCCCTGGACGATAACATTCACCTTAGCGGGGTAGGACAGTATGCTCTGGGCGTCCGTATGGCGCAGGCCATGCAGGTGTTGCGTGAGGGGCGTAAGGCGGGACAGCCGCAGATCGCCGTCAAAAAAGTCACGATTGAAACCGTGCGCGGTCTGGGAGTGGCGGTCGTGGAGTTCGAGAATGTGGTGGGCCGGCTCCGTTCCGGTTCCCGCCCCAGTGGCTTCGCCATCGTCAACCAGAATGGCAGCGCCAATCATTTCGATATCCAACTGGATGGTTCCTGCGCACGCATCCGCAGCGGGATGTCTCCGGACGATATGGCCCAGGCGATGCTTCACTACGGCTATGGCACCGATCCCTACTGCAACATCACCGATGAGGCCGGTCGGTCGTTGCCCGTGTTCGGCCCCCTCCGGATGGGAGTACCCCGCGCCATCACCCCCTTTATCCGCCAGGTACGGGTCAGCGCCTTCCAGCCGTCGGCGGGCAAACTCGAGCAACTGGGCTACCCGGCCAACCTTGACGCGCTCCAAATGACCCAACGCACGTTCACCGAGCCGTTCTGCAACCTTCACCCCGAGATCATGCAACGGGGCAAACAGGATGAACTGGTTTACTTCGCCTTCCGGTTTTCCTGCAAGGAGCCTTTACCGCTGGCGCTGATCCTCGGTTACGACGGTCCGGTCAAGGCCTGGAGTGACGGCAAGCCGTTGCTCCACGATCCTCAAGGGACCAATCCCGCCACCACCGATAAACGTTCATCACGTTTTAACGCCGCCGCCGGAGAACATGAAATCGTGGTGGCGCTGGGCACCAACGACGGGGCCGCCTGGGGTGTCTTTCTCCGGCTCGAACGCTTCGGGCTGACCAAAGCGCAACTGCTTAAGGGCCCGGCGAGTTACGTCATGCCGGAAATCCTGGAATAA
- a CDS encoding TIM barrel protein: MQGTFRFSFGPWNIHEGADPFGPQVRGSLSFVKKLGYYKKLGFDGVQFHDDDVVPNMNEMTPTAMVAEAGKVKALLDQNGLIPEFVAPRLWEDSRTTDGGYTSNSAAERQFALDRSMRTIDIARALGTKNIVLWLAREGTYIRESKDSVTSALRIAEAVQKMLDYDKTIRVMIESKPNEPMDHTYIPTIGHAIGLGLLTNDPSRVGCLIESAHAILAGLDPSDEMGYALAHKKLWSVHLNDQNGLKFDQDKSFGSVDLRRAFNQVRILDRHGFGNNGEWVGLDVKAMRTQKIPAVSHLSNSREIFMNLLEVSRSLDEKQIEALIAERDYEGLDLLIMQALLGKRGRK, encoded by the coding sequence ATGCAAGGAACATTCAGGTTTTCATTCGGACCATGGAACATTCACGAGGGTGCGGATCCATTTGGTCCTCAGGTGCGGGGGAGTTTGTCGTTCGTCAAGAAATTGGGCTACTATAAGAAGCTCGGGTTTGATGGCGTCCAGTTCCATGATGACGATGTGGTTCCCAATATGAACGAAATGACGCCGACGGCCATGGTGGCGGAGGCGGGAAAGGTAAAGGCGTTGCTTGACCAGAACGGCCTGATTCCGGAATTTGTCGCGCCCCGGCTGTGGGAGGATTCCCGCACGACGGACGGTGGTTACACCTCCAATAGCGCCGCCGAACGCCAGTTTGCACTGGACCGCTCGATGCGTACCATCGATATCGCCCGGGCGTTGGGCACGAAAAACATCGTCTTGTGGTTGGCACGGGAGGGAACCTATATCCGAGAGTCCAAGGATTCCGTTACCTCCGCCCTGCGCATTGCCGAGGCGGTTCAGAAAATGCTCGACTACGACAAGACCATTCGCGTCATGATCGAGTCGAAGCCCAACGAGCCTATGGATCACACCTATATTCCGACCATTGGCCATGCGATCGGTCTTGGGTTGCTGACCAATGATCCCTCCCGGGTCGGCTGCCTGATTGAGAGTGCCCACGCCATTTTGGCGGGGCTTGACCCCTCCGACGAGATGGGTTACGCGTTGGCCCACAAGAAGCTCTGGAGCGTCCATCTGAACGATCAGAATGGTCTGAAGTTTGACCAGGATAAGTCGTTCGGCTCGGTGGATTTGCGTCGTGCCTTCAACCAGGTCCGTATCCTTGATCGCCATGGATTCGGCAATAACGGCGAATGGGTCGGCTTGGATGTCAAGGCCATGCGCACCCAGAAAATTCCCGCGGTGAGCCATCTCTCGAATAGCCGGGAGATCTTCATGAATCTGCTTGAGGTGTCCCGATCGCTGGACGAGAAGCAGATTGAGGCCTTGATTGCAGAACGGGATTATGAAGGGTTGGATCTGCTGATTATGCAGGCCCTGCTTGGGAAAAGAGGCCGGAAATGA